One genomic segment of Nitrospirota bacterium includes these proteins:
- a CDS encoding transposase gives MKEEKSAKTEEVKAKIRGLVQQAMQEALEGELDDFLGYPKHQQSTTENSRNGHSKKTVQTDSGQMEIEVPRDRKSDFEPKLIRKRQT, from the coding sequence TTGAAGGAAGAGAAATCTGCAAAGACGGAAGAAGTAAAAGCTAAGATCAGAGGGCTTGTACAGCAGGCAATGCAGGAAGCTCTGGAGGGGGAGCTTGATGATTTTCTGGGTTATCCCAAGCATCAGCAAAGCACAACAGAGAATTCACGAAACGGCCATTCAAAAAAGACAGTGCAGACCGACTCCGGTCAGATGGAAATAGAAGTACCCCGCGACCGCAAATCAGATTTTGAACCCAAACTAATACGCAAACGCCAGACAG
- a CDS encoding rhomboid family intramembrane serine protease: MIPFKDDNPSQTFPFVTIALIAANAAVLVSQMLYPGDQRQIVFAYGAIPHSLLTFETAQPVHPVLTVFTSMFMHGGILHLVSNMLYLWIFGNNIEDSLGHMRFIIFYLLCGVAASYAHALTSPASQIPMIGASGAVSGILGAYLLLFPHARIHTLIFLGFFIQVVRLPAIFVIGFWIVIQILNGMLSKGLANSGGVAWFAHVGGFIAGLLLIKLFLKNKRRRYY; this comes from the coding sequence ATGATCCCTTTTAAAGACGATAACCCTTCGCAAACTTTCCCTTTTGTGACAATAGCTTTGATAGCCGCCAACGCTGCGGTCCTTGTCTCGCAGATGCTTTATCCAGGGGACCAAAGACAAATAGTATTTGCGTATGGCGCAATTCCTCACTCTCTATTGACGTTTGAGACAGCACAGCCTGTTCATCCCGTCTTGACCGTGTTCACTTCCATGTTTATGCATGGGGGAATACTTCATCTTGTAAGCAATATGCTTTATCTCTGGATATTCGGGAATAATATTGAAGACAGCTTAGGCCATATGCGATTTATAATATTTTATCTCCTTTGCGGTGTTGCGGCATCATACGCCCACGCGTTAACAAGTCCCGCCTCACAAATACCCATGATAGGCGCAAGCGGCGCTGTATCCGGGATCCTCGGCGCCTACCTGCTTCTGTTCCCGCATGCAAGGATACATACCCTTATCTTTCTTGGTTTTTTTATTCAGGTTGTCAGGCTCCCAGCAATATTTGTAATCGGCTTTTGGATAGTAATCCAGATCTTGAACGGCATGTTAAGCAAAGGTCTTGCAAATAGCGGGGGAGTAGCTTGGTTTGCACACGTTGGAGGTTTTATTGCCGGACTGTTATTAATAAAGCTTTTCTTGAAAAATAAAAGAAGACGCTACTATTAA
- a CDS encoding co-chaperone GroES: protein MKFRPLKDRLLVKYSEEPEKSTGGLYIPDSAKEKPQKGEVIAVGPGKITDDGKLQKMEIKIGDTVLFEKYSGSKINIENEEYLIIREDDVLGIIEK from the coding sequence ATGAAATTTAGACCATTGAAAGACAGGTTGTTAGTAAAATACTCTGAGGAACCTGAAAAAAGCACAGGGGGGCTTTACATCCCTGACAGCGCAAAGGAAAAACCACAAAAAGGAGAAGTAATTGCGGTCGGCCCGGGCAAGATAACCGATGACGGCAAACTGCAAAAGATGGAAATTAAAATAGGCGATACCGTCCTGTTTGAAAAGTATTCCGGTTCCAAGATAAATATTGAGAATGAAGAATACCTGATTATCAGGGAAGACGACGTCCTTGGGATCATAGAAAAATAA
- the groL gene encoding chaperonin GroEL (60 kDa chaperone family; promotes refolding of misfolded polypeptides especially under stressful conditions; forms two stacked rings of heptamers to form a barrel-shaped 14mer; ends can be capped by GroES; misfolded proteins enter the barrel where they are refolded when GroES binds), which produces MAKQLLFDEDARKKILKGVTTLSDAVKSTLGPKGRNAILDKKFGAPTITKDGVTVAKEIDLKDPYENMGAQLVKEVASKTSDVAGDGTTTATVLAYSIYKEGMKHAAAGANTMEIKRGIEKAVEAVVGELKKNSKTIQDKKEIAQVGTISANNDSEIGNLIADAMDKVGKDGVITVEEAKSMQTTLDVVEGMQFDRGYISPYFVTDPERMECSLEDVLILINEKKISSMKDLLPILEQVAKMGRPLMIIAEEVEGEALATLVVNKLRGTLQVCAVKAPGFGERRKAMLEDLAILTGGTMIAEDLGIKLENIKLSDLGKAKKITIDKENTTIVEGAGDHSKIQGRVKQIKTQIDETTSDYDREKLQERLAKLVGGVAVINVGAATETEMKEKKARVEDALHATRAAVEEGIVPGGGVALLRAIPVLDNIKVDDADQKIGLDIIRRALEEPIRQIVINAGLEGSVIVEKVKSNDNKNFGFDANSEQYVDMMKAGIIDPTKVTRYALQNAASVAALMLTTSVMIADIPEESKGPEMPAGMGGMGGMGGMY; this is translated from the coding sequence ATGGCAAAGCAGTTGCTTTTTGATGAAGATGCAAGAAAGAAGATACTTAAAGGTGTAACTACATTGAGTGATGCTGTAAAGTCAACTTTAGGTCCAAAAGGAAGAAACGCTATTCTCGATAAAAAATTTGGAGCACCCACGATTACTAAAGATGGTGTAACAGTGGCCAAGGAAATTGACCTTAAAGACCCTTATGAAAACATGGGGGCACAACTCGTAAAAGAAGTCGCGAGCAAAACATCTGATGTAGCAGGTGACGGCACAACTACTGCCACCGTGCTTGCATATTCCATTTATAAAGAAGGAATGAAACATGCGGCTGCCGGCGCAAACACCATGGAAATCAAGAGAGGGATTGAGAAAGCCGTTGAGGCTGTTGTTGGGGAATTAAAGAAAAACAGCAAAACCATCCAGGACAAGAAGGAGATTGCACAGGTAGGAACAATCTCTGCAAATAATGACTCTGAAATCGGCAATTTAATTGCAGATGCAATGGACAAGGTCGGCAAAGACGGAGTTATTACTGTAGAAGAGGCAAAAAGCATGCAGACAACACTTGACGTAGTGGAAGGCATGCAGTTTGACAGGGGTTATATATCACCTTACTTCGTAACCGATCCTGAGAGAATGGAGTGTTCTCTTGAAGATGTACTGATACTGATTAATGAGAAAAAGATCAGTTCAATGAAAGACCTGCTTCCCATCCTCGAACAAGTCGCAAAAATGGGCAGGCCTCTCATGATTATTGCTGAAGAAGTTGAGGGAGAAGCCCTTGCAACACTCGTTGTAAACAAGCTCCGCGGTACCCTTCAGGTATGCGCCGTAAAGGCCCCCGGCTTTGGCGAAAGAAGAAAGGCAATGCTTGAAGACCTTGCTATTCTCACAGGCGGGACAATGATAGCGGAAGACCTCGGCATAAAACTTGAGAATATAAAGTTGTCCGACCTTGGAAAGGCCAAAAAAATCACTATTGACAAAGAAAACACAACAATTGTTGAAGGCGCGGGCGACCACAGCAAAATACAGGGCAGAGTAAAACAGATAAAAACACAAATCGATGAAACCACCTCTGATTATGACAGGGAAAAACTTCAGGAGCGGCTCGCAAAACTTGTGGGTGGAGTTGCCGTAATTAATGTAGGCGCAGCGACTGAAACTGAAATGAAGGAGAAAAAAGCCCGTGTTGAAGACGCACTTCATGCAACAAGGGCAGCCGTTGAGGAAGGTATAGTCCCTGGCGGCGGCGTTGCTCTTTTAAGGGCAATTCCGGTTTTGGACAATATAAAAGTTGATGATGCAGACCAGAAGATCGGACTGGATATTATAAGAAGAGCGCTCGAAGAGCCGATCAGACAGATAGTAATCAATGCCGGGCTTGAGGGCTCCGTGATAGTTGAAAAAGTAAAAAGTAATGACAATAAGAATTTTGGGTTTGATGCCAATTCGGAACAATATGTTGACATGATGAAGGCAGGTATCATCGACCCGACAAAGGTCACAAGATATGCCTTGCAGAACGCAGCTTCCGTAGCGGCTTTGATGCTGACCACAAGCGTAATGATAGCCGACATTCCTGAAGAATCAAAAGGCCCTGAGATGCCGGCCGGAATGGGCGGAATGGGCGGAATGGGCGGGATGTACTAA
- the rpoD gene encoding RNA polymerase sigma factor RpoD, producing the protein MYLREMESLPLLTKEGEVEIAKKIESARQAILETIFATPFAVKQTLYLPHLLKEKRVSLNGVSPVEKDLTDAQKKKILDDLLNTIKSLRSLFQKRDSYLKRLPELKTAQEIEKVKLQLSENSSKIVNNISELHFREEIIEGFCTQFKKLASLHINICREIEEIREAVKIPVERLKNKSTLMKAAAESGKDPIEVKRLYDNFKRLNTELTLVEQELGIKGQDVARALTLIQESEKEIAGAKKTLTEANLRLVISIARRYLGKGLTLLDLIQEGNIGLMRAVDKFDYKRGYKFSTYATWWIRQAITRALADQARTIRLPVHMIETINKLTQVAKGLVQELGREPRAEEIAKRMNLSLDKVREILKICKEPVSLEAPIGNDEDSHLEDFIEDKASLIPLDSVIQHELKEQVRKALTSLTKKEAEIIERRFGIGDGVSQTLEEVGKQFRVTRERIRQLEGKALRKLRHPSRSQNLKLFLERA; encoded by the coding sequence ATGTACCTCCGTGAAATGGAATCGCTTCCACTTCTTACCAAAGAGGGAGAGGTTGAGATCGCAAAGAAGATCGAGAGCGCGAGACAGGCAATTTTAGAGACTATTTTTGCCACCCCCTTCGCTGTAAAACAAACTTTATATCTGCCGCATCTTCTGAAAGAAAAGAGAGTGTCGCTTAACGGGGTCAGCCCGGTTGAAAAAGATTTAACCGACGCGCAGAAAAAGAAGATCCTGGATGATCTCCTCAACACCATAAAATCATTAAGGTCCCTTTTCCAGAAAAGAGATTCTTATTTAAAAAGACTTCCTGAACTAAAGACCGCGCAGGAGATTGAAAAGGTAAAGCTCCAGTTATCAGAAAATTCCTCAAAGATAGTAAACAATATCTCCGAACTTCATTTCCGTGAGGAAATAATTGAGGGGTTCTGTACCCAGTTTAAGAAGCTTGCGTCTCTGCACATCAATATTTGCAGGGAGATTGAAGAAATCCGGGAGGCAGTAAAAATTCCGGTTGAGAGACTTAAGAACAAAAGCACATTGATGAAAGCAGCAGCCGAATCAGGCAAAGACCCCATTGAGGTCAAAAGGCTGTATGACAATTTCAAGAGACTCAACACTGAATTAACGCTTGTAGAGCAGGAGCTTGGAATTAAAGGTCAAGATGTGGCGCGCGCTTTAACGCTTATCCAGGAGAGCGAAAAGGAAATTGCCGGGGCAAAGAAAACCCTGACCGAAGCTAATCTGAGACTGGTAATCAGCATAGCAAGAAGATACCTCGGCAAGGGGCTCACCCTGCTGGATCTGATACAGGAAGGCAATATCGGATTGATGCGCGCTGTCGACAAATTCGATTATAAAAGAGGATACAAATTCAGCACGTATGCGACATGGTGGATAAGACAGGCGATAACCCGCGCGCTTGCGGACCAGGCAAGGACCATAAGGCTCCCGGTGCATATGATCGAGACCATCAATAAGCTGACCCAGGTGGCAAAAGGTCTTGTTCAGGAGTTAGGCAGAGAGCCGAGGGCGGAGGAAATTGCAAAGAGGATGAATCTCTCCCTTGACAAGGTGCGTGAAATCCTCAAGATATGCAAAGAGCCCGTGTCCCTGGAAGCGCCTATAGGAAACGATGAGGACAGCCACCTTGAAGACTTTATCGAGGACAAGGCCTCACTCATTCCTCTGGACAGCGTCATACAGCATGAATTAAAAGAGCAGGTGAGGAAGGCCTTGACCTCTCTTACCAAAAAAGAGGCTGAGATCATAGAAAGACGTTTCGGCATCGGAGACGGAGTCTCTCAAACCCTTGAAGAGGTAGGGAAACAATTCAGGGTCACAAGGGAGCGCATAAGGCAGCTTGAAGGGAAGGCCTTGAGAAAATTGAGACATCCCTCAAGGAGTCAGAACCTCAAGCTCTTTTTAGAGAGAGCATAA
- a CDS encoding sigma 54-interacting transcriptional regulator yields the protein MNEKILVIDDEESIRFTFESFLSDEGYSVTTAKDYAEAMSRITDGGFDVIFTDIILGDKSGLDILKEIRTRKINCPVIMITGYPNVETASEAVRMGAFDYISKPVRQATLLRTATMALQHSDLQKKNEQYRSNLEAIFRSVKDAIITVDKDMTVLEVNESAKNMCGIDRNWIGKSFSNFSANCKGRCSDVLKKTIDTKKPAELSRSECPHNSGRKVVTISASPLLNTSGAFYGAVMVVKDETLLSFLERNLKERRQFHNLIGQNENIQKIYALVEDLADVQTTVLITGESGSGKELVADAIHYTGTRSSKPFVKVNCSALSENLLESELFGHVKGAFTGADKDRIGRFQSAEGGTIFLDEIGDISMNMQLRLLRVIQEKTIDRVGDSTPIKVDVRIIAATNQDLQRRVKLGKFREDLYYRLKVMELQLPPLRERKDDIPLLVTHFLQKLNNKLNRNIEAVSEEVQKIFMDYYWPGNIRELENTLEHAFIVCHQNTIVVDCLPQNLKANDNFLTDDTELKPQMIIEALEKSGWNKSKAARLLGVNVRTIYRKIEKFNITSENIH from the coding sequence ATGAACGAAAAAATACTCGTAATTGATGATGAAGAAAGCATCCGGTTCACATTTGAAAGCTTTCTTTCGGATGAAGGATATTCCGTAACCACTGCAAAAGACTATGCTGAGGCCATGTCCAGGATAACAGATGGGGGCTTCGACGTTATATTCACAGACATCATTCTCGGCGACAAGTCAGGGCTTGATATCCTGAAAGAAATAAGAACGAGAAAGATCAACTGTCCCGTAATTATGATTACCGGATACCCCAATGTTGAAACAGCCTCTGAAGCGGTGCGGATGGGCGCTTTTGATTATATTTCCAAACCCGTCAGGCAGGCCACCCTCCTTCGCACTGCCACAATGGCCCTGCAGCACAGCGACCTGCAGAAAAAGAACGAGCAGTACCGCTCCAATCTCGAGGCAATATTCAGGAGTGTAAAGGACGCCATTATTACGGTGGACAAAGACATGACGGTGCTTGAGGTCAATGAATCCGCTAAAAATATGTGCGGAATTGACCGCAACTGGATAGGAAAGTCTTTTTCAAATTTTTCAGCTAACTGCAAGGGCAGATGTTCAGACGTCCTCAAAAAGACCATTGATACAAAAAAACCGGCAGAGCTGTCACGCTCGGAATGCCCGCATAACAGCGGCAGAAAAGTTGTGACAATAAGCGCTTCACCGCTTCTAAACACTTCCGGTGCTTTTTACGGGGCCGTTATGGTTGTAAAAGACGAAACCCTTCTGAGCTTCCTTGAGAGGAACTTGAAAGAGCGCAGGCAATTTCACAACCTGATCGGACAGAATGAAAATATCCAGAAGATTTACGCGCTCGTAGAAGACCTTGCTGATGTCCAGACAACAGTTTTAATTACCGGGGAAAGCGGAAGCGGGAAAGAGCTTGTTGCCGACGCCATCCATTATACCGGCACGCGGAGCAGCAAACCATTTGTAAAAGTTAACTGTTCGGCATTGTCCGAGAACCTTCTTGAAAGCGAGCTCTTCGGCCACGTCAAGGGGGCCTTTACAGGGGCCGACAAGGACAGGATAGGGCGTTTTCAAAGCGCTGAAGGCGGCACTATATTCCTCGATGAAATAGGCGACATTTCAATGAATATGCAGTTGCGCCTGTTGAGGGTCATCCAGGAAAAGACAATTGACCGCGTAGGCGATTCAACCCCGATAAAAGTTGACGTCCGTATTATTGCGGCCACCAATCAGGACCTCCAGAGGAGGGTCAAGCTCGGTAAATTCAGGGAAGACCTTTATTACCGCCTGAAAGTCATGGAACTGCAATTGCCTCCCCTCAGGGAACGGAAAGACGACATCCCTCTTCTCGTGACCCATTTTTTGCAAAAGCTAAACAATAAACTGAACAGGAACATAGAGGCCGTATCGGAAGAAGTTCAGAAGATCTTCATGGATTATTACTGGCCAGGGAATATCAGGGAACTGGAAAATACCCTTGAACACGCCTTTATTGTATGCCACCAAAATACCATTGTTGTCGATTGCCTGCCCCAAAACCTCAAGGCAAATGATAACTTCCTCACAGACGACACGGAGCTGAAACCGCAAATGATAATTGAGGCCCTTGAGAAGTCAGGATGGAACAAATCCAAGGCAGCCCGCCTGCTTGGAGTAAACGTCAGGACGATCTACCGTAAGATTGAAAAATTCAACATAACATCAGAAAATATCCACTAA
- a CDS encoding PAS domain S-box protein — protein sequence MRKSRALKQTKKTPFQLNDWENLFDSIIDIVTIHDKDYNIVYANRAAEKALRLPFLNGGKIKCYKYYHGKNSPPKACPSCSCLKTGKPVTSEMFEPHLKSFIEIRAIPQFDSSNELVGIIHIIRDVTERKQVEDRIKAIISKAEEEKKKIEAIIAALADGIIIQDTDYRIIYQNEIQNKLYGDQTGNYCYKVYEGLDTVCKGCPVEKTFKDGRVHRSERHVSTDKGIMYFELTSSALRNSRGKIIAGIKLIRDVTDRKLAEIELQKHRNELMKLVEDRTSELTASNELLRQEIMDRRGVENQLRSSEKKYRDLYNNAPDMYHSLNKDKIIIDCNDTEAKMLGYKKEEIIGRPISAFFTTSSRRLLEEDFPRLRKEKVLKNLERTFVRKDGSTFPASINVFAEFDSQEDIAEIRAIARDITEIKRAEAEAIRAGHLAALGELAAGVAHEINNPINGILNYSEIIANKSSPGSKEHDIAGRIIKEGDRIANIVRNLLSFTRNTNDEKYPARINDMLSEILAMTETQLKKDGIKLKVGVPGELPAVFVITQQIEQVFLNIISNARYALNQKYPKPHKNKILEITGQSVSVNHKPHVRINFHDRGTGIPQEIMEKVMNPFFSTKPANVGTGLGLSISHSIIANHNGNIRLISVKDKFTKVVLELPVNPKIT from the coding sequence ATGAGAAAATCTCGGGCCTTGAAGCAGACAAAAAAAACGCCCTTTCAGTTAAACGACTGGGAAAACCTGTTCGACAGCATTATCGATATTGTCACCATTCACGACAAGGACTATAACATTGTATATGCCAACAGGGCCGCTGAAAAGGCGCTGAGGCTGCCTTTTTTAAACGGCGGAAAAATTAAATGTTACAAATATTATCACGGGAAAAACTCCCCGCCAAAAGCATGCCCAAGCTGCAGTTGTCTGAAGACGGGGAAACCTGTAACCAGCGAGATGTTTGAGCCGCATTTAAAATCATTTATTGAGATACGGGCCATTCCGCAATTTGACAGCAGCAATGAGCTGGTTGGAATTATCCATATAATCAGGGACGTCACCGAGCGCAAGCAGGTCGAAGACCGTATCAAGGCAATTATCTCAAAAGCTGAAGAGGAAAAGAAAAAAATAGAGGCGATTATCGCGGCCCTCGCCGACGGGATTATTATCCAGGACACTGATTACAGGATCATATATCAAAATGAGATCCAGAATAAACTGTACGGAGATCAGACAGGCAACTACTGTTACAAGGTATATGAAGGCCTCGACACTGTTTGTAAAGGCTGTCCCGTTGAAAAGACCTTTAAAGACGGAAGGGTGCACAGGTCGGAGCGTCATGTATCCACTGATAAAGGCATCATGTATTTTGAGTTGACATCATCGGCTTTGAGAAATTCCAGGGGAAAAATAATCGCAGGAATAAAACTTATCAGGGACGTCACTGACCGGAAGCTTGCGGAAATCGAATTGCAAAAACACCGGAATGAGCTCATGAAGCTCGTTGAAGACCGTACATCCGAACTAACAGCCTCAAATGAGCTCCTAAGGCAGGAGATAATGGACCGCAGGGGGGTTGAAAATCAACTCAGGAGTTCGGAAAAGAAATACCGCGACCTCTACAACAACGCCCCTGACATGTATCACTCTCTGAACAAAGACAAGATAATCATTGACTGCAATGACACCGAAGCGAAGATGTTAGGCTATAAAAAAGAAGAGATAATCGGAAGGCCCATTTCAGCCTTTTTTACAACATCCTCCAGGAGACTTCTTGAGGAAGACTTCCCGAGATTAAGAAAAGAGAAGGTCCTGAAAAATCTTGAGAGGACATTTGTCAGAAAAGACGGCTCCACATTCCCCGCAAGCATAAACGTGTTTGCGGAATTCGACAGTCAGGAAGACATAGCGGAAATAAGGGCGATCGCGAGAGACATCACCGAAATTAAACGCGCCGAGGCGGAAGCCATACGCGCCGGCCATCTTGCAGCGCTTGGTGAACTTGCGGCGGGAGTGGCCCATGAGATCAACAATCCCATCAACGGCATTCTCAACTACTCTGAAATTATTGCCAACAAAAGTTCTCCGGGTAGCAAAGAGCATGATATCGCAGGCAGGATCATAAAAGAAGGCGACAGGATTGCCAACATCGTCAGGAACCTGCTTTCTTTTACAAGGAACACAAACGATGAAAAATACCCGGCCCGCATCAACGATATGCTTTCCGAGATACTCGCCATGACTGAGACCCAATTGAAAAAGGACGGCATCAAGCTCAAAGTGGGTGTCCCAGGGGAGTTGCCGGCCGTCTTCGTTATTACACAGCAGATCGAGCAGGTATTTCTGAACATCATCAGCAACGCCAGATACGCCCTGAACCAGAAGTATCCAAAACCCCATAAAAATAAAATATTAGAGATTACCGGACAGAGTGTATCAGTCAATCATAAGCCTCATGTACGGATAAATTTTCATGACAGGGGGACGGGAATACCACAGGAGATCATGGAGAAGGTAATGAACCCGTTTTTTTCAACAAAACCGGCCAATGTCGGGACAGGGCTCGGGTTGAGCATCAGCCATAGCATTATCGCAAATCACAATGGTAATATAAGGTTAATCAGCGTCAAGGACAAATTCACAAAAGTTGTCCTTGAATTGCCGGTAAATCCTAAGATCACTTGA